A stretch of Shinella zoogloeoides DNA encodes these proteins:
- the cpdR1 gene encoding response regulator CpdR1 encodes MTPKILLAEDDNDMRRFLVKALEKAGYQVLSYDNGASAYDRLREEPFSLLLTDIVMPEMDGIELARRATELDPDLKVMFITGFAAVALNPDSKAPKDAKVLSKPFHLRDLVEEVNKMLAA; translated from the coding sequence ATGACACCCAAGATTCTCCTCGCCGAAGACGACAACGACATGCGCCGCTTCCTGGTGAAGGCGCTCGAAAAGGCGGGCTACCAGGTGCTGTCCTACGACAACGGCGCCAGTGCCTACGACCGGCTTCGCGAAGAACCCTTCTCGCTTCTCCTCACCGACATCGTGATGCCCGAGATGGACGGCATCGAACTGGCGCGCCGCGCCACCGAGCTCGACCCGGACCTGAAGGTGATGTTCATCACCGGCTTCGCCGCGGTCGCGCTCAACCCGGATTCCAAGGCCCCGAAGGACGCCAAGGTCCTCTCCAAGCCGTTCCACCTGCGTGATCTCGTGGAAGAGGTCAACAAGATGCTGGCCGCCTAA
- a CDS encoding N-formylglutamate amidohydrolase → MAEALSENSDFEVLEPISQSVPLVFNSPHSGRRYPQSFLDGSRLDALGIRRSEDHYVDELFSVAPALGAPMLVAHFPRAWLDVNREPYELDPRMFDGPLPSFANVGSIRVAGGLGTIPRVVAENMEIYRHRLPVEAALERIETVYKPYHARLRQLVVRTHVAFGLAVLVDCHSMPGNIRVSGTGVRPDFIIGDRYGTSASGELSRVAMRLLEDMGFSVVRNKPYAGGFITEHYGRPAKGLHALQIEVNRGLYIDEATLVKRPDFAVLQTAISAFLQDFSDYVEEYAADRALAAE, encoded by the coding sequence ATGGCGGAGGCCTTGAGCGAAAACAGCGACTTCGAAGTGCTGGAGCCGATTTCGCAGAGCGTGCCCCTCGTCTTCAATTCGCCTCATAGCGGGCGGCGTTATCCACAGAGCTTTCTCGACGGGTCGCGTCTCGACGCGCTCGGCATCCGCCGGTCGGAAGACCATTACGTGGACGAGCTCTTCTCCGTCGCTCCCGCGCTCGGCGCGCCCATGCTGGTCGCGCATTTCCCGCGTGCCTGGCTCGATGTGAACCGCGAGCCTTACGAACTCGATCCGCGCATGTTCGACGGCCCGCTGCCGTCCTTCGCCAATGTCGGATCGATCCGCGTCGCCGGCGGACTCGGCACCATTCCGCGCGTCGTCGCGGAAAACATGGAGATCTACCGTCACCGCCTTCCAGTCGAGGCGGCGCTGGAGCGGATCGAGACGGTCTACAAGCCCTATCACGCGCGCCTGCGCCAGCTTGTCGTACGCACTCATGTCGCCTTCGGCCTGGCCGTGCTCGTCGACTGCCATTCCATGCCGGGCAATATTCGGGTTTCTGGGACGGGTGTCAGGCCGGATTTCATCATCGGCGACCGTTACGGCACCAGCGCCTCCGGCGAGCTTTCGCGCGTCGCCATGCGCCTTCTGGAGGACATGGGCTTTTCCGTGGTGCGCAACAAGCCCTATGCGGGCGGCTTCATCACCGAGCATTACGGCCGGCCGGCCAAGGGGCTGCATGCCCTGCAGATCGAGGTGAACCGCGGCCTCTACATCGATGAGGCGACGCTGGTGAAGCGGCCGGACTTCGCGGTGCTGCAGACGGCGATTTCCGCCTTCCTGCAGGATTTTTCCGACTATGTGGAAGAATATGCCGCCGACCGGGCGCTCGCCGCCGAATAG
- a CDS encoding alpha/beta hydrolase — translation MDSILYATPDNPVPENHFAGFLEGSGGVKIRYAVFRSREREAKGTVVLLQGRSECIEKYYETINDLTARGLWVATFDWRGQAGSGRLISGSHTGHVARFADYEADLSLFLERIVLPDARLPFFIVAHSTGALVALSQAPFLENRIERMVLAAPFVALGGQSMSQRRIAIIARLASMTGLGNRTFRRSEPSFDFARNVVSSDERRFARNAAIYTAHPELSIGWPSARWLNETLRAIARVTHQDHLTRIRIPTLLLCPTADVLVPRKAIGDLARIFRAARLIEIDGARHELFQEADRYRAQAMAAIDAFIPGSDAEETGLGA, via the coding sequence ATGGATTCCATCCTCTACGCCACCCCAGACAATCCCGTTCCGGAAAATCATTTCGCCGGTTTCCTGGAAGGCAGCGGCGGCGTGAAAATCCGCTACGCCGTGTTCCGGTCCCGGGAGCGCGAGGCCAAGGGCACGGTGGTGCTGCTGCAGGGCCGCAGCGAGTGCATCGAGAAATATTACGAGACGATCAACGACCTGACGGCGCGGGGCCTGTGGGTGGCGACCTTCGACTGGCGCGGCCAGGCCGGCTCGGGCCGCCTCATTAGCGGAAGCCATACCGGCCATGTCGCCCGCTTTGCCGACTACGAGGCCGACCTCTCGCTCTTCCTCGAAAGGATCGTGCTGCCCGACGCGCGCCTGCCCTTCTTCATCGTCGCCCATTCGACCGGCGCGCTCGTCGCCCTCTCCCAGGCACCGTTCCTGGAAAACCGCATCGAGCGCATGGTGCTGGCCGCGCCCTTCGTCGCCCTCGGCGGCCAGTCGATGAGCCAGCGCCGGATCGCCATCATTGCGCGTCTCGCCTCCATGACCGGCCTTGGCAACCGCACCTTCCGCAGGAGCGAGCCGTCCTTCGATTTCGCCCGCAATGTGGTGAGTTCCGATGAGCGCCGCTTCGCCCGCAACGCCGCCATCTATACGGCGCATCCCGAGCTTTCGATCGGCTGGCCGAGCGCGCGCTGGCTAAACGAGACGCTTCGCGCCATCGCGCGCGTAACGCATCAGGATCACCTGACACGGATCCGCATTCCCACGCTGCTGCTCTGCCCGACGGCAGACGTACTCGTGCCGCGCAAGGCCATCGGCGACCTTGCCCGCATCTTCCGCGCCGCACGCCTCATCGAGATCGACGGCGCGCGCCACGAGCTTTTCCAGGAGGCGGACCGCTACCGCGCGCAGGCGATGGCGGCCATCGATGCCTTCATTCCGGGCAGCGACGCCGAGGAAACCGGCCTCGGCGCCTGA
- the hisN gene encoding histidinol-phosphatase, translated as MLPDRAFFDLLADAARKETLPRFRVGADVVNKEAGGFDPVTEGDRAAEAAIRALIERHFPEHGILGEEHGSVGLDREYVWVIDPIDGTRAFISGVPVWGTLIGLYRNGKAVMGLVDQPFTGERYFADGEVSRYAGPDGGKVLSTRACNGLSDAIMFTTSPHLFTESRKTRFEAVQDKVRLFRYGVDCYAYALLAAGHVDLVVECGLKPYDVGGLIPVIEQAGGIITAWDGGPAEMGGEIIAAGSRKVYNEAMALLGA; from the coding sequence ATGCTGCCTGACCGCGCCTTCTTCGACCTCCTTGCCGATGCGGCGAGGAAGGAAACCCTGCCGCGCTTCCGCGTCGGCGCCGACGTCGTCAACAAGGAGGCCGGCGGTTTCGATCCCGTGACGGAAGGTGACCGGGCGGCGGAGGCGGCGATCCGCGCGCTGATCGAGCGGCATTTCCCCGAACACGGCATTCTCGGCGAAGAACACGGCTCGGTCGGCCTCGACCGGGAATATGTCTGGGTCATCGACCCGATCGACGGCACGCGCGCCTTCATTTCCGGTGTTCCTGTCTGGGGCACGCTGATCGGCCTCTACCGCAACGGCAAGGCCGTCATGGGGCTTGTCGACCAGCCCTTCACGGGAGAGCGTTATTTCGCCGACGGCGAGGTATCCCGCTATGCCGGGCCGGACGGCGGCAAGGTGCTGTCGACGCGGGCGTGCAACGGCCTGTCGGACGCCATCATGTTCACGACCTCGCCGCATCTCTTCACCGAAAGCCGCAAGACCCGCTTCGAGGCGGTGCAGGACAAGGTGCGGCTCTTCCGCTACGGCGTCGATTGCTACGCCTATGCGCTGCTGGCGGCCGGCCATGTCGATCTCGTCGTGGAATGCGGGCTGAAGCCCTACGATGTCGGCGGCCTCATCCCGGTCATCGAGCAGGCGGGCGGCATCATCACCGCCTGGGATGGCGGTCCGGCGGAAATGGGCGGCGAGATCATCGCGGCCGGCAGCCGCAAGGTCTATAACGAGGCGATGGCGCTGCTCGGCGCCTGA
- a CDS encoding Hsp20 family protein: MRHVDFSPLYRSTVGFDRLFTMLDSLGQPDQAQSYPPYNIERTGENTYRITMAVAGFDESELSIEAREHALTVKGEKKDEASEESQYLYRGIAKRAFERRFQLADHVEVRAASLKNGLLHIDLLREIPEAAKPRRIEIAAVAREAKQIEAQTN; this comes from the coding sequence ATGCGTCACGTCGATTTCTCCCCCCTCTACCGTTCCACCGTCGGCTTCGACCGTCTCTTCACCATGCTCGACAGCCTCGGCCAGCCTGACCAGGCCCAGAGCTATCCGCCCTACAACATCGAGCGCACCGGCGAAAACACCTATCGCATCACCATGGCGGTAGCCGGTTTCGACGAAAGCGAACTGTCTATCGAAGCGCGCGAACATGCGCTGACGGTCAAGGGCGAGAAGAAGGACGAAGCGTCCGAGGAAAGCCAGTATCTCTACCGCGGCATTGCCAAGCGCGCCTTCGAGCGCCGCTTCCAGCTCGCCGATCATGTGGAAGTGCGCGCCGCTTCGCTGAAGAACGGCCTTCTCCACATCGATCTTCTTCGCGAGATCCCGGAAGCCGCTAAACCGCGCCGTATCGAGATTGCGGCTGTCGCACGCGAAGCCAAGCAGATCGAAGCGCAGACCAACTAA
- a CDS encoding threonine aldolase family protein produces MFFASDNWAGAHPDIAKSLVDAAGGFTSAYGTGDLDKRVEKTFSEIFERDVAVFFVGTGTAANSLALASFNRPGGQVFCHREAHVNVDECNAPEFFATGSKLVPIDGPAGKLSPEDLAAAINRFPPDFVHGGQPMAVTITQATEAGTAYTLDEISALSDVAKKAGLPLHMDGARFANALVHISATPADMTWKRGVDILSFGGTKNGCWCAEALVLFDPSKARQMHYLRKRSAQLFSKSRFIAAQFDAYFRDGLWLDLARHSNAMAGRLAEGFAASGKGRLAWPTGSNELFAILRNDALKALREKGATFYDWHPGPDLQATMQDDETLIRLVTSFATTPADVDGFLSAL; encoded by the coding sequence ATGTTTTTCGCTTCAGACAACTGGGCAGGCGCCCATCCTGACATTGCCAAGAGTCTCGTGGACGCCGCCGGTGGCTTCACCTCGGCCTATGGTACGGGTGACCTCGACAAGCGTGTGGAAAAGACATTTTCCGAGATTTTCGAGCGCGACGTCGCCGTCTTCTTCGTCGGCACGGGCACGGCGGCCAATTCGCTGGCCCTCGCCAGCTTCAACCGGCCGGGCGGGCAGGTCTTCTGCCACCGCGAGGCGCATGTGAACGTCGACGAGTGCAACGCGCCCGAATTCTTCGCGACCGGATCCAAGCTGGTTCCCATCGACGGCCCGGCGGGCAAACTCTCGCCCGAGGACCTTGCCGCAGCGATCAACCGTTTCCCGCCGGATTTCGTGCATGGCGGCCAGCCGATGGCCGTCACCATCACCCAGGCAACGGAAGCCGGCACCGCCTATACGCTGGATGAAATCTCCGCCCTCTCCGACGTGGCGAAGAAGGCCGGCCTGCCGCTGCACATGGACGGCGCACGCTTCGCCAACGCCCTCGTCCATATAAGCGCGACGCCCGCAGACATGACCTGGAAGCGCGGCGTCGACATCCTCTCCTTCGGCGGCACGAAGAACGGCTGCTGGTGCGCCGAGGCTCTCGTGCTCTTCGACCCGTCGAAGGCGCGGCAGATGCATTACCTGCGCAAGCGCTCCGCCCAGCTCTTCTCCAAGTCCCGCTTCATCGCCGCCCAGTTCGACGCCTATTTCCGGGACGGCCTCTGGCTCGACCTCGCCCGCCACTCCAACGCCATGGCAGGCCGCCTCGCCGAAGGCTTCGCCGCCTCCGGCAAAGGCCGCCTCGCCTGGCCGACCGGCTCGAACGAACTCTTCGCCATCCTGCGCAACGACGCCTTGAAGGCCTTGAGGGAAAAGGGCGCCACCTTCTACGACTGGCACCCCGGCCCGGACCTGCAGGCGACCATGCAGGATGACGAAACCCTCATCCGCCTCGTCACCAGCTTCGCCACGACGCCAGCGGATGTCGACGGGTTCCTTTCGGCGCTTTGA
- the gltB gene encoding glutamate synthase large subunit produces the protein MVVKTQAHDLRQTRAQTTATGAKTRASTPGLPKKQGLYDPRNEHDACGVGFVAHLKGKKSHQIVKDGLFMLENLTHRGAVGADPLMGDGAGILVQIPDRFFREEMAKQGITLPKAGEYAVGHIFMPQDEKLVDYFKKVIADVVAEEGQVLIGFRDVPVDNSSLSKAPEIAATEPRHVQVFVGAGRDAATNGEFERRLFTLRKVISNRIYDEYEGEESNFYPVSLSSTTIVYKGMFLAYQVGAYYKDLADPRFESAVALVHQRFSTNTFPSWKLAHPYRMVAHNGEINTLRGNVNWMAARQASVSSPLFGDDITKLWPISYEGQSDTACFDNALEFLVRGGYSMAHAVMMLIPEAWAGNQLMSPERKAFYEYHAALMEPWDGPAAVAFTDGRQIGATLDRNGLRPARYLVTDDDRVILASEAGTLPVKEESIIKKWRLQPGKMLLIDMEEGRIISDEEVKSALAEKHPYRDWLDNTQIILEDLGPVEPRALRRDVSLRDRQQAFGYTQEDTRLLMSPMATTGQEAIGSMGTDTPISAMSDKTKLLYTYFKQNFAQVTNPPIDPIREELVMSLVSFIGPRPNILDHGGAAKAKRMEVRQPILTNGDLEKIRSIGHVEDRFDTKTLDFTYDVSRGADGMLEMLDRLCERAEQAVTSGYNIIVLSDRQIGPDRVAIPALLATAAVHHHLIRKGLRTSVGLVVETGEPREVHHFCLLAGYGAEAINPYLAFDTLTDMHKRGEFPKEVDAEEVVYRYIKAIGKGILKVMSKMGISTYQSYCGAQIFDAIGLSSELTDKYFFGTATTIEGIGLDEIAQETFNRHKAAFGRDPLLANTLDIGGEYAYRMRGEEHAWTPDVIASLQHAVRGNAADRYKEFAELVNASSLRMNTIRGLFSIKGADALGRKPISVDEVESAADIVKRFSTGAMSFGSISREAHTTLAVAMNRIGGKSNTGEGGEEADRYMPLPDGSMNPERSAIKQIASGRFGVTTEYLVNADMLQIKVAQGAKPGEGGQLPGHKVDATVAKTRHSTPGVGLISPPPHHDIYSIEDLAQLIYDLKNVNPEADISVKLVSEVGVGTVAAGVAKARADHITIAGFDGGTGASPLTSLKHAGSPWEIGLAETHQTLVLNKLRSRIALQVDGGLKTGRDVVIGALLGADEFGFATAPLIAAGCIMMRKCHLNTCPVGVATQDPVLRKRFKGTPEHVINYFFFVAEEVREILASLGVRSLNEIIGASELLEKEKMISHWKANGLDFSRIFHKVDAPKEATYWTERQNHPIQDILDRKLIEQAKPALEAKTPVAFEVDIKNVDRSAGAMLSGEVAKRYGFKGLKDDTISVTLNGTAGQSFGAFLARGITFDLVGAGNDYVGKGLSGGRIVVRPPAGNRAVPHESIIVGNTVLYGAISGECYFNGVAGERFAVRNSGAVAVVEGVGDHGCEYMTGGVVVVIGQTGRNFAAGMSGGVAYVLDEEGDFARRCNMAMVELEPVPEEDDMLEKLHHHGGDLMHKGMVDVSDDMTRHDEERLYQLVSNHLHYTGSPRAKEILDKWAEYRPKFRKVMPVEYRRALEEMERMRMGIAAE, from the coding sequence ATGGTGGTGAAGACTCAAGCACATGATTTGCGGCAGACCCGGGCGCAGACGACTGCGACGGGCGCCAAAACGCGCGCTTCCACACCGGGCCTGCCGAAAAAACAAGGACTCTATGATCCGCGCAATGAGCACGATGCCTGCGGCGTCGGCTTCGTGGCGCATCTGAAAGGCAAGAAGTCGCACCAGATCGTCAAGGACGGGCTCTTCATGCTCGAGAACCTGACGCATCGCGGCGCCGTCGGCGCAGATCCGCTGATGGGTGACGGTGCAGGCATTCTCGTACAGATTCCGGACCGCTTCTTCCGCGAGGAGATGGCAAAGCAGGGCATCACGCTGCCGAAGGCAGGCGAATATGCCGTCGGCCACATCTTCATGCCGCAGGACGAGAAGCTGGTCGATTACTTCAAGAAGGTGATCGCCGACGTCGTCGCCGAAGAGGGCCAGGTCCTCATCGGCTTCCGCGATGTGCCGGTCGACAATTCCTCGCTCTCCAAGGCCCCCGAAATCGCCGCCACCGAGCCGCGCCATGTGCAGGTCTTCGTCGGCGCCGGCCGCGATGCCGCGACGAACGGCGAGTTCGAACGCCGGCTCTTCACGCTGCGCAAGGTGATCTCCAACCGCATCTATGATGAGTATGAGGGCGAAGAGAGCAACTTCTACCCCGTCTCGCTCTCCTCGACGACCATCGTCTACAAGGGCATGTTCCTCGCCTACCAGGTGGGCGCCTATTATAAGGACCTTGCCGATCCGCGCTTCGAATCGGCCGTCGCCCTCGTGCACCAGCGCTTCTCGACCAACACCTTCCCCTCGTGGAAGCTGGCGCATCCCTACCGCATGGTCGCCCATAACGGCGAGATCAACACGCTGCGCGGCAACGTCAACTGGATGGCGGCCCGTCAGGCGTCCGTCTCCTCGCCGCTCTTCGGCGACGACATCACCAAGCTCTGGCCGATCTCCTACGAGGGCCAGTCGGACACGGCCTGTTTCGACAACGCGCTCGAATTCCTCGTGCGCGGCGGCTACTCCATGGCCCATGCGGTCATGATGCTGATCCCCGAGGCCTGGGCCGGCAACCAGCTGATGAGCCCGGAGCGCAAGGCATTCTACGAATACCACGCCGCGCTGATGGAGCCATGGGACGGTCCTGCCGCCGTCGCCTTCACCGATGGCCGCCAGATCGGCGCAACGCTCGACCGCAACGGTCTGCGTCCGGCCCGCTACCTCGTCACGGACGATGACCGCGTGATCCTGGCCTCCGAAGCCGGCACGCTGCCGGTCAAGGAAGAGAGCATCATCAAGAAGTGGCGTCTCCAGCCCGGCAAGATGCTGCTCATCGACATGGAAGAGGGCCGTATCATCTCCGACGAGGAGGTGAAGTCCGCGCTTGCCGAAAAGCACCCCTATCGCGACTGGCTGGACAACACCCAGATCATCCTTGAGGACCTCGGCCCGGTCGAGCCGCGCGCGCTTCGCCGCGACGTGTCGCTGCGCGACCGCCAGCAGGCCTTCGGCTATACGCAGGAGGATACCAGGCTCCTGATGTCGCCGATGGCGACGACGGGGCAGGAGGCGATCGGCTCCATGGGCACGGACACGCCGATCTCGGCCATGTCCGACAAGACCAAGCTGCTCTACACCTATTTCAAGCAGAACTTCGCGCAGGTGACGAACCCGCCCATCGACCCGATCCGCGAGGAACTGGTCATGAGCCTCGTCTCCTTCATCGGCCCGCGTCCGAACATCCTCGATCATGGCGGCGCGGCCAAGGCCAAGCGCATGGAAGTGCGCCAGCCGATCCTGACCAACGGCGATCTGGAGAAGATTCGCTCCATCGGCCATGTCGAAGATCGCTTCGATACCAAGACGCTCGACTTCACCTATGATGTCTCGCGCGGTGCGGACGGCATGCTGGAAATGCTCGACCGGCTCTGCGAGCGCGCCGAGCAGGCCGTCACCTCCGGCTACAACATCATCGTGCTCTCCGACCGCCAGATCGGGCCGGACCGCGTGGCGATCCCGGCGCTGCTGGCGACCGCCGCTGTGCACCATCACCTGATCCGCAAGGGTCTGCGCACCTCGGTCGGCCTCGTCGTGGAGACCGGCGAGCCGCGTGAAGTGCACCACTTCTGCCTTCTCGCCGGCTACGGCGCAGAAGCGATCAACCCGTATCTGGCCTTCGACACGCTCACCGACATGCACAAGCGCGGCGAGTTCCCGAAGGAGGTCGATGCGGAAGAGGTGGTCTATCGCTACATCAAGGCGATCGGGAAGGGCATCCTGAAGGTCATGTCCAAGATGGGCATCTCGACCTACCAGTCCTATTGCGGCGCGCAGATCTTCGATGCCATCGGCCTCTCCTCCGAGCTGACGGACAAGTATTTCTTCGGCACGGCGACGACCATCGAGGGCATCGGTCTCGACGAGATCGCGCAGGAGACCTTCAACCGTCACAAGGCCGCCTTCGGCCGCGATCCGCTGCTCGCCAACACGCTGGATATCGGCGGCGAATATGCCTATCGCATGCGCGGCGAGGAACATGCCTGGACGCCAGACGTGATCGCGTCGCTGCAGCATGCGGTGCGCGGCAATGCGGCCGACCGCTACAAGGAGTTTGCCGAGCTGGTGAACGCCTCGTCGCTGCGCATGAACACGATCCGCGGTCTCTTCTCGATCAAGGGGGCGGATGCGCTCGGCCGCAAGCCGATCTCCGTCGACGAGGTCGAATCGGCGGCCGATATCGTCAAGCGCTTCTCGACGGGGGCCATGTCCTTCGGCTCGATCAGCCGCGAAGCGCATACGACGCTCGCCGTCGCCATGAACCGGATCGGCGGCAAGTCGAACACCGGCGAGGGCGGCGAGGAAGCCGACCGCTACATGCCGCTGCCTGACGGCTCGATGAACCCGGAGCGCTCGGCGATCAAGCAGATCGCGTCCGGCCGCTTCGGCGTGACCACCGAGTATCTGGTCAATGCGGACATGCTGCAGATCAAGGTCGCGCAGGGCGCCAAGCCCGGCGAGGGTGGTCAGTTGCCGGGCCACAAGGTGGATGCGACGGTCGCCAAGACCCGTCACTCCACGCCGGGCGTCGGCCTCATTTCGCCGCCGCCGCACCACGATATCTATTCCATCGAGGATCTGGCGCAGCTCATCTACGACCTGAAGAACGTCAACCCGGAAGCCGATATCTCGGTCAAGCTCGTCTCGGAAGTCGGCGTCGGCACGGTTGCCGCCGGCGTTGCCAAGGCGCGCGCGGACCATATCACCATTGCCGGCTTCGACGGCGGCACGGGCGCGTCGCCGCTCACCTCGCTGAAGCATGCCGGTAGCCCCTGGGAAATCGGGCTTGCCGAGACGCACCAGACGCTGGTGCTCAACAAGCTGCGCTCGCGCATCGCCCTTCAGGTCGACGGCGGCCTCAAGACCGGCCGCGACGTCGTCATCGGCGCGCTGCTCGGCGCGGACGAGTTCGGCTTCGCCACCGCGCCCCTGATTGCGGCCGGCTGCATCATGATGCGCAAGTGCCACCTCAACACCTGTCCGGTGGGGGTTGCGACGCAGGACCCGGTTCTGCGCAAGCGCTTCAAGGGCACGCCCGAGCACGTCATCAACTACTTCTTCTTCGTTGCCGAAGAGGTGCGCGAAATCCTGGCCTCGCTCGGCGTGCGTTCGCTGAACGAGATCATCGGCGCCTCCGAACTCCTCGAAAAGGAGAAGATGATCTCGCACTGGAAGGCCAATGGTCTCGACTTCTCCCGCATCTTCCACAAGGTCGATGCACCGAAGGAGGCGACCTACTGGACCGAGCGGCAGAACCATCCGATCCAGGATATCCTCGACCGCAAGCTGATCGAGCAGGCGAAGCCCGCCCTGGAAGCCAAGACGCCCGTCGCCTTCGAGGTCGATATCAAGAACGTCGACCGCTCGGCCGGCGCGATGCTTTCCGGCGAGGTGGCCAAGCGCTACGGCTTCAAGGGCCTGAAGGACGACACGATCTCCGTGACGCTCAACGGCACGGCAGGCCAGTCCTTCGGCGCGTTCCTTGCCCGCGGCATCACCTTCGATCTGGTGGGCGCCGGCAACGACTATGTCGGCAAGGGTCTTTCGGGCGGCCGCATCGTCGTGCGTCCCCCGGCCGGCAACCGCGCGGTGCCGCATGAATCGATCATCGTCGGCAACACGGTGCTCTACGGCGCGATCTCGGGCGAGTGCTACTTCAACGGCGTTGCCGGCGAACGCTTCGCCGTGCGCAACTCCGGTGCCGTCGCGGTCGTCGAGGGCGTGGGCGACCATGGCTGCGAATACATGACCGGCGGCGTCGTCGTCGTCATCGGCCAGACCGGCCGCAACTTCGCGGCCGGCATGTCCGGGGGCGTCGCCTATGTGCTGGATGAGGAGGGCGATTTCGCCCGCCGCTGCAACATGGCGATGGTCGAGCTGGAGCCGGTGCCGGAAGAGGACGACATGCTGGAGAAGCTGCATCACCACGGCGGCGACCTCATGCACAAGGGCATGGTCGACGTGTCCGACGACATGACGCGTCACGACGAGGAGCGGCTTTATCAGCTCGTCTCGAACCACCTGCACTATACGGGCTCGCCGCGGGCCAAGGAGATCCTCGACAAATGGGCCGAGTATCGTCCGAAATTCCGCAAGGTGATGCCGGTCGAGTATCGCCGCGCGCTCGAAGAGATGGAGCGCATGAGGATGGGGATCGCTGCCGAGTGA
- a CDS encoding glutamate synthase subunit beta, which translates to MGKVTGFMEIDRQVMKYQPASDRIRHFREFTIPMSDPEVQKQAARCMDCGIPYCHGPTGCPVHNQIPDWNDLVYNGNWEEAIRNLHSTNNFPEFTGRVCPAPCEEACTLNLEDTPVSIKTVEQAIADKAYEMGYIVPQPATVKTGKKVAVIGSGPAGMAAAQQLARAGHEVHLYERESKAGGLLRYGIPDFKMEKNFIDRRVDQMRGEGVTFHYGVNVGVDKPMDEMLAEHDAVLYCGGSETPRDAGIPGVDFAGVHDAMPYLVQQNRRVGRENIDSVGWPSAPILAGGKHIVVVGGGDTASDCVGTAFRQGAVKVTQLDIRPQPPEKEDKLAVWPFWATKMRTSSSQAEGAVREFQVGTLEFVGDEDGVLTGVKCCQVDDRRKPIPGTEFIIKADLAFIAIGFRGPFTTSVLKDLGDKLAINTDKRGSSNVIANDRDYKTSVDKLWTAGDVRRGQSLVVWAIREGRQAARAIDEALMGATTLPR; encoded by the coding sequence GTGGGCAAGGTAACTGGTTTCATGGAAATCGACCGGCAGGTGATGAAGTATCAGCCGGCCTCCGACCGCATCCGCCATTTCCGCGAATTCACCATTCCGATGTCGGATCCCGAAGTGCAGAAGCAGGCCGCGCGCTGCATGGACTGCGGCATTCCCTATTGCCACGGTCCGACCGGGTGTCCGGTGCACAACCAGATCCCGGACTGGAACGACCTCGTCTATAACGGCAACTGGGAAGAGGCGATCCGCAACCTGCATTCGACCAACAACTTCCCGGAATTCACTGGCCGCGTCTGCCCCGCACCCTGCGAGGAGGCGTGCACGCTGAACCTCGAGGACACTCCGGTCTCCATCAAGACCGTCGAGCAGGCGATTGCCGACAAGGCCTATGAGATGGGCTATATCGTGCCGCAGCCGGCGACGGTGAAGACCGGCAAGAAGGTCGCCGTTATCGGCTCCGGCCCGGCCGGCATGGCGGCCGCCCAGCAGCTTGCCCGCGCCGGTCATGAAGTCCATCTCTACGAGCGTGAATCCAAGGCCGGTGGCCTGCTGCGCTACGGCATCCCGGACTTCAAGATGGAGAAGAACTTCATCGACCGCCGCGTCGACCAGATGCGCGGCGAGGGCGTCACCTTCCACTACGGCGTCAATGTCGGCGTCGACAAGCCGATGGACGAGATGCTGGCGGAGCACGATGCCGTGCTCTATTGCGGCGGCTCGGAAACCCCGCGCGACGCCGGCATCCCGGGCGTCGATTTCGCCGGCGTGCATGATGCCATGCCGTACCTCGTGCAGCAGAACCGTCGTGTCGGCCGCGAGAACATCGATAGCGTCGGCTGGCCCTCCGCACCGATCCTTGCCGGTGGCAAGCATATCGTCGTCGTCGGCGGCGGCGATACCGCGTCGGACTGCGTCGGCACGGCCTTCCGCCAGGGCGCGGTGAAGGTCACGCAGCTCGACATCCGCCCGCAGCCGCCGGAAAAGGAAGACAAGCTCGCCGTCTGGCCCTTCTGGGCGACGAAGATGCGCACCTCCTCCTCGCAGGCCGAAGGCGCCGTGCGCGAGTTCCAGGTCGGCACGCTCGAATTCGTCGGCGACGAGGACGGTGTCCTGACGGGCGTGAAGTGCTGCCAGGTGGATGACCGCCGCAAGCCGATCCCCGGCACGGAGTTCATCATCAAGGCGGACCTCGCCTTCATCGCCATCGGCTTCCGTGGCCCCTTCACCACCAGCGTGCTGAAGGATCTCGGTGACAAGCTTGCGATCAACACCGACAAGCGCGGCTCGTCGAACGTCATCGCCAATGACCGCGACTACAAGACCTCGGTGGACAAGCTCTGGACCGCCGGCGACGTGCGCCGCGGCCAGTCGCTCGTCGTCTGGGCGATCCGCGAAGGCCGCCAGGCGGCACGCGCCATCGACGAGGCGCTGATGGGCGCGACGACGCTGCCGCGCTGA